Genomic segment of Salvelinus namaycush isolate Seneca unplaced genomic scaffold, SaNama_1.0 Scaffold303, whole genome shotgun sequence:
GAGTAGGTGGAGAAGAAGACGATACATTGACCAGCATTATGACCAGCTTTATTTATCAGAGTCTCCATTGGGCTGATTTTGGTTTTACCACGACTCAAGAGACGGTACTCAGCATGTTCTGTGTAAAGAGGTGTTTTAAGAGGTGTGGCTGCAATGAGCCAGTCTCCCGTGTAGATATTGTTACCATTAAGTGTGTTCTGGATCTCCTCAGTATTTAGGTCAAACTTTACTTGATTTTGGTTGCACTGATCTTGGGTGAGTATGACAGCCATGGCATACTGTTGTCCCACCAGGCCGAACCTGAacaacagacaggagacagaagagacagaacacagaggatcagaaacattataaacagacaggagacagaagagacagaacacagaggatcagaaacattacaaacagacaggagacagaagagacagaacacagaggatcagaaacattacaaacagacaggagacagaagagacataaacacagaggatcagaaacattacaaacagacaggagacagaagagacagaacacacaggatcagaaacattacaaacagacaggagacagaagagacagaacacagaggatcagaaacattataaacagacaggagacagaagagacagaacacagaggatcagaaacattacaaacagacaggagatagaagagacagaacacagaggatcagaaacattataaacagacaggagacagaagagacataaacacagaggatcagaaacattacaaacagacaggagatagaagagacagaacacagaggatcagaaacattacaaacagacaggagacagaagagacagaaaacagaggatcagaaacattataaacagacaggagacagaagagacagaacacagaggatcagaaacattacaaacagacaggagacagaacacacaggatcagaaacattacaaacagacaggagacagaagagacagaacacagaggatcagacacattacaaacagacaggagacagaagagacagaacacagaggatcagaaacattacagacagacaggagacagaagagacagaacacacaggatcagaaacattacaaacagacaggagacagaacacagaggatcagaaacattacaaacagacaggagacagaagagacagaacacagaggatcagaaacattacaaacagacaggagacagaacacagaggatcagaaacattacaaacagacagaagacagaagagacagaacacagaggatcagaaacattacaaacagacaggagacagaagagacagaaaaacagaggatcagaaacattacaaacagacaggagacagaagagacagaacacagaggatcagaaacattacaaacagacaggagacagaacacagaggatcagaaacattacaaacagacaggagacagaacacagaggatcagaaacattacaaacagacaggagacagaagagacagaacacagaggatcagaaacattacaaacagacaggagacagaagagacagaacacagaggatcagaaacattacaaacagacaggagacagaagagacataaacacagaggatcagaaacattacaaacagacaggagacagaagagacagaacaacaggatcagaaacattacaaacagacaggagacagaagagacagaacacagaggatcagaaacattacaaacagacaggagacagaagagacagaacacacaggatcagaaacattacaaacagacaggagacagaagagacataaacacagaggatcagaaacattacaaacagacaggagacagaagagacagaacacagaggatcagaaacattacagacaggagacagaagagacagaacacagaggatcagaaacattacaaacagacaggagacagaagagacagaacacagaggatcagaaacattataaacagacaggagacagaagagacagaacacagaggatcagaaacattacaaacagacaggagacagaacacagaggatcagaaacattacaaacagacaggagacagaagagacagaacacagaggatcagaaacattacaaacagacaggagacagaagagacagaacacagaggatcagaaacattacaaacagacaggagacagaagagacagaacacagaggatcagaaacattacaaacatacaggagacagaagagacagaacacaggatcagaaacattataaacagacaggagacagaagagacagaacacagaggatcagaaacattataaacagacaggagacagaagagacagaacacagaggatcagaaacattacaaacagacaggagacagaagagacagaaaacagaggatcagaaacattataaacagacaggagacagaagagacagaacacagaggatcagaaacattacaaacagacaggagacagaagagacagaacacagaggatcagaaacattacaaacagacaggagacagaagagacagaacacagaggatcagaaacattacaaacagacaggagacagaagagacagaacacagaggatcagaaacattataaacagacaggagacagaagagacagaacacagaggatcagaaacattacaaacagacaggagacaggagacagaacacagaggatcagaaacattacaaacagacaggagacagaagagacagaacacagaggatcagaaacattacaaacagacaggagacagaacacagaggatcagaaacattacaaacagacaggagacagaagagacaaacacagaggatcagaaacattacaaacagacaggagacagaagagacagaacacacaggatcagaaacattacaaacagacaggagacagaagagacagaacacagaggatcagaaacattacaaacagataggagacagaagagacagaacacagaggatcagaaacattacaaacagacaggagacagaagagacagaacacacaggatcagaaacattacaaacagacaggagacagaagagacataaacacagaggatcagaaacattacaaacagacaggagacagaagagacagaacacaggatcagaaacattacaaacagacaggagacagaagatacagaacacagaggatcagaaacattacaaacagacaggagacagaagagacagaacacagaggatcagaaacattacaaacagacaggagacagaagagacagaacacagaggatcagaaacattacaaacagacaggagacagaacacagaggatcagaaacattacaaacagacaggagacagaagagacagaccACACAGGATCAGAGGATCAGAAACACGGGATCTTTCTGAAACAGTAGAAACAGACAGGAGGAGGAAACTCCCAACTATTTGACTAAAACTAAAGTTTGAATATATGAATATGTGCACTGTTACTTATGCATAAATTATCATCACCATCTCATGGACAAAGTTTAGAGAGGTCTGAGATAGTgccctctgtaattattatgacattgacacattgtttgttgttttggctctgtactacagcactttggatttgaaatgatacaatgactatgaggttaaagtgcacactgtcacgccctgatctgagtcacctgtccttgtgattgtctccaccccctccaggtgtcgacTATGACTGTGAGGTTAAattgcagactgtcagctttaatttgaggatattttcatCCGTATCGGGTTAATCATTTAGAAATTAcaacactttttgtacatagtccccccattttaggggaccaaaattattggaacaaattcacttatgtgtatatAAGTAGTCAAACGTTAAGTATTTCATGCCATATTcttagcacacaatgactacatcaagcttgtgactttttaaacttgttggatgcatttcctgtttgttttggttgtgtttcagattattttgtgcagaatagaaattaatggtaaataatgtattgtgtcatttttgagtaacttttattgtaaataagaatagaatatgtctctaaacacttctacattaatgtggattctACCAGGATTaaggatagtcctgaatgaatcgtgaataaagATGAGTGGGAAAGTTACCTGTCATTATTCATACATGTGtcccccaaaaatgaaatgttTGAAATAATGTCTAAGGATTCTGTCTAACAGACATTTAGGAGTTCTTAGAGTCTGAATGAACAGAGAAACACCCACCTTCTCATCTCTTGTACCACATTAGCCAAGACCTCTTGATTGATAGCATCCACCTGGCCTCCAGGCCAGAGAGACAGCAGAAAGAGAAGGACAACTCCCCTCATAGCTACACACACAGCtgaaacacacaggaacacactatatatacacacagctgaaacacacaggaacacactatatacacacacagctgaaacacacaggaacacactatatatacacagctgaaacacacaggaacacactatatatacacacacagctgaaacacacaggaacacactataTAAAGACTGAccatacaaaacattatgaacacctacTCCTTCCATCACACAGACTGACCACAGACTGACCACAGACTGACCACAGACTGACCATAGACTGACCACAGACTGACCACAGACTGACCATAGACTGACCATAGACTGACCACAGACTgaccacagactgaccaggtgaatccaggtgaaagctatgatcccttaattgatgtcacctgttaaatccacttcaatcagtgtagatgaaggggaggagtcaggttaataaggaaggatttttaaaccctgagacaattgagacatggattgtgtatctgtgtgtcattcagaggctgaatggggaagacaaattatttaagtgcctttgaacggggtataatagtaggtgacaggcgcaccggtttgtgtcaagaactgcaacgctgctgggtttttcacgctcaacagtttcccgtgtgtatcaagaatggtccaccacccaaaggatatccaggcaacttgacacaactgtgggaagcattggagtcaacatgggccagcatccctgtggaacgctttcaaccccttgtcgagtccatgccctgacaaattgaggctgttctgagggaaacgTGGGTAACTTAGTattaaggtgttcttaatgttttgtatactcaatgTTTAATTATTCTGTTTAGGAGCCCATGGAGGGCTACAAAGGTCCtaattatataaaataaactATGTTGGTAAGCAGTAAAGATAACATTAGATATAAGTCAAGTAGAAGACACTTACAGAGATTGTAGATGGCTGGTTTATGACCTCTAGGTTGTAGATGGCTGGCTGATGACCTCTAGATTGTAGATGGCTGGCTGATGTCCTCTAGGTTGTAGATGGCTGGTTGATGACCTCTAGATTGTAGATGGCTGGTTGATGACCTCTAGATTGTAGATGGCTGGTTTATGTCCTCTAGAATGTAGATGGCTGGCTGATGTCCTCTAGGTTGTAGATGGCTGGCTGATGTCCTCTAGGTTGTAGATGGCTGGTTGATGACCTCTAGATTGTAGATGGCTGGTTGATGACCTCTAGATTGTAGATGGCTGGCTGATGTCCTCTAGATTGTAGATGGCTGGCTGATGACCTCTAGATTGTAGATGGCTGGCTGATGTCCTCTAGGTTGTAGATGGCATCGTTGATGACCTCTAGATTGTAGATGGCTGGCTCATGTCCTCTAGATTGTAGATGGCTGGCTGATGTCCTCTAGATTGTAGATGGCTGGTTTATGTCCTCTAGATTGTAGATGGCTGGTTGATGTCCTCTAGATTGTAGATGGCTGGTTGATGTCCTCTAGATTGTAGATGGCTGGCTGATGTCCTCTAGATTGTAGATGGCTGGTTGATGTCCTCTAGATTGTAGATGGCTGGTTTATGTCCTCTAGATTGTAGATGGCTGGTTTATGTCCTCTAGATTGTAGATGGCTGGCTCATGTCCTCTAGATTGTAGATGGCTGGCTGATGTCCTCTAACCAAGACAAAACAGATAAAGTTTAATTCAAGTTATGGAAAACATCTAAAACAAACTTagacattttctttatttaaatCATCAGAACAACAGTTATCACATTTAGTTCAGAGAGA
This window contains:
- the LOC120039826 gene encoding uncharacterized protein LOC120039826 isoform X1 — encoded protein: MRGVVLLFLLSLWPGGQVDAINQEVLANVVQEMRRFGLVGQQYAMAVILTQDQCNQNQVKFDLNTEEIQNTLNGNNIYTGDWLIAATPLKTPLYTEHAEYRLLSRGKTKISPMETLINKAGHNAGQCIVFFSTYSPCLEKCNGPDGGRYNIIPLMNVFQGFDNNRKAFVFSSVWDPSRNHPGVTNPSRQWVLESFKRIDGHLPVYRCDRFKENNKWVNRCYRCVTANTNPDTNDCLYGY